The Tenacibaculum jejuense genome includes a window with the following:
- a CDS encoding lytic transglycosylase domain-containing protein, with protein sequence MKKFFVLSLFSIANLFAQNQPVDSIKEIDLITKTIIRKDSIPNSASDSIPQKKLIVKERYTNDDLKRIDSLLVEAKLYSPLFDSVPYIINDKDLVTNVTPVVTPELLKERLALINQETPFNLAFNPALERVINNYLKYRKKYYPALMSRAKYFFPMFERYLDQYDIPLEMKYLAIVESSLRPQIKSRVGATGLWQFMYGTGKQYKLAVNSYVDERQDPVKSTIAACKYLTFLHGLFNDWDLALAAYNSGPGNVLKAIKRSGGYRNYWNIRPFLPRETAGYVPAFYATMYIFKYADELGLYPESPKIFNFQTDTIQVKRTVSFDQIAEKIDINTEMLSFLNPQYKIDIIPFVKKKKFSIRLPRNKTIDFLEKEKEIYALAAAEDSLREKPLPKYFEMDKRIRYKVRSGDYLGKIAIKFGVRVKDIKRWNNMRNSNLRAGQRLYIYPRRM encoded by the coding sequence ATGAAAAAGTTCTTTGTCTTAAGCCTATTTAGTATTGCTAATCTTTTTGCTCAAAATCAACCTGTTGATTCTATTAAAGAGATTGATTTAATTACTAAAACTATAATCCGCAAGGATTCTATTCCAAACTCAGCATCAGATTCAATTCCACAAAAGAAATTGATTGTAAAGGAACGTTATACAAACGACGATTTAAAGCGAATAGATAGCTTATTAGTGGAAGCAAAATTGTATTCTCCACTTTTCGATAGTGTTCCTTACATTATCAATGACAAAGATTTAGTAACTAATGTAACACCTGTTGTTACCCCAGAATTACTAAAAGAACGATTAGCATTAATTAATCAAGAAACTCCATTTAACTTAGCTTTTAATCCTGCTTTAGAGCGTGTTATTAATAACTATTTAAAATACCGAAAGAAGTATTATCCTGCACTAATGTCTAGAGCAAAATACTTTTTTCCAATGTTTGAAAGATATTTAGATCAATATGATATTCCATTAGAAATGAAATATCTAGCGATCGTAGAATCTTCGTTAAGACCACAAATTAAATCAAGAGTTGGCGCTACCGGATTATGGCAATTTATGTACGGAACAGGAAAGCAGTATAAACTTGCTGTAAACTCTTATGTTGATGAACGTCAAGATCCTGTTAAATCTACCATTGCAGCATGTAAATATCTTACTTTTTTACACGGACTTTTTAATGATTGGGATTTAGCTTTGGCGGCTTATAATTCTGGTCCAGGAAATGTATTGAAAGCTATCAAAAGATCTGGAGGATATAGAAATTACTGGAATATTCGTCCGTTTTTACCGAGAGAAACAGCTGGTTATGTTCCTGCGTTTTATGCTACAATGTATATTTTTAAATATGCAGATGAGTTAGGTTTGTATCCAGAAAGTCCAAAAATATTTAACTTTCAAACAGATACAATTCAGGTAAAAAGAACTGTTTCTTTTGATCAAATAGCAGAGAAGATAGATATAAATACTGAAATGCTTTCTTTTTTAAACCCACAGTATAAAATCGATATTATACCTTTTGTAAAAAAGAAGAAATTCTCAATACGTTTACCTAGAAACAAAACAATTGATTTCTTAGAGAAAGAAAAAGAAATTTATGCATTAGCTGCTGCTGAAGATTCATTGAGAGAAAAACCTTTACCAAAATACTTTGAAATGGATAAAAGAATTCGTTACAAAGTAAGGTCTGGAGACTATTTAGGTAAAATTGCAATTAAATTTGGAGTTCGAGTTAAAGATATAAAACGTTGGAATAATATGAGAAATTCAAATTTAAGAGCAGGGCAACGTTTGTATATTTATCCGAGAAGAATGTAA
- a CDS encoding DUF4837 family protein, whose protein sequence is MNKILILFVASLALFSCKRSSKADIILPRSTGNTNEILVVMKSADWHGKPGDEIRTVFGEHQVGLPQPETLLSVNQIDHSGFSKFIKNNKAILLFQKADSTGISIERDKDARPQIVIKATYGDELDLTNLIKTRGKEIIQLFKDEDIKFTQSIFRKERIDASKFKTVENLGIDIIIPERYKLVQDTLNNFLWMRHHLMSGIARGDGSNNLLIYSLPLGDETKVADNITSVRDSIGEIFIPGSREGMYMITEQAYTPFTYETTLDGKKAYETRGKWEVKNDFMAGPFLNYTIVDKKNNRLVVFEGFTYAPSVNKRDFLFELEAIAKSLKIK, encoded by the coding sequence ATGAATAAAATATTAATATTATTTGTTGCTTCTCTAGCGCTCTTTAGTTGTAAGAGAAGTAGTAAAGCTGATATAATTTTACCAAGATCTACTGGGAATACGAATGAGATTTTGGTAGTTATGAAAAGTGCCGATTGGCATGGAAAACCAGGTGATGAAATTAGAACTGTTTTTGGTGAGCATCAAGTGGGGTTACCACAACCAGAAACATTACTTTCAGTAAACCAAATTGATCATTCAGGATTCAGTAAGTTTATAAAAAATAATAAGGCTATTTTATTATTTCAAAAAGCAGATTCTACTGGTATTTCAATTGAAAGAGATAAAGATGCAAGACCTCAAATTGTTATCAAGGCTACTTACGGAGATGAATTAGATTTAACAAACCTTATTAAAACTAGAGGGAAAGAAATTATACAGTTATTTAAAGATGAGGATATAAAGTTTACGCAAAGTATTTTTAGAAAAGAACGTATAGATGCATCTAAATTTAAAACTGTTGAAAATTTAGGTATAGATATTATTATACCAGAACGTTATAAACTAGTTCAAGATACGTTAAATAATTTTTTATGGATGCGCCATCATTTAATGAGTGGAATAGCTAGAGGAGACGGTTCTAATAATTTATTAATTTATTCTTTACCACTTGGAGATGAAACTAAAGTTGCTGATAATATTACATCGGTTAGAGATAGTATAGGAGAAATATTTATTCCAGGAAGCAGAGAAGGAATGTATATGATTACAGAACAGGCTTATACTCCATTTACATACGAAACTACTTTAGATGGTAAGAAAGCTTATGAAACACGTGGTAAATGGGAAGTGAAAAACGATTTTATGGCTGGTCCATTTTTAAATTATACAATCGTAGATAAAAAGAATAATCGATTAGTAGTTTTTGAAGGATTCACTTATGCTCCGTCTGTAAATAAAAGAGATTTTCTTTTCGAGTTAGAAGCAATTGCAAAATCCTTAAAAATTAAATAA
- a CDS encoding right-handed parallel beta-helix repeat-containing protein, which translates to MKKIIAILCVSTIFSCSKDNGIVLNDNKDDQPQITTPCKPDFLNIQSNSTIEVNCLLDLQGETIILPSNVNFEYKGGSIINGALKFSGGNISGELLNHKLTVEGNVKLKSNTFFFEKEKWDLTEGQTTSEIALQNTAKLENLFFLIKNLGADTFKIDELDAFFEVTKVTSTTTNQNWYPSLEAVNLPSDFNLIMSDNTHLRIFPADRYNRKSGAILAVRDAENITISGGNFYGDRDERVFSPDDTGIEGSHLIHIHSGRNIVVDGGNFQDGSSGTFAIYSFGFAFNPDYNPTTNVTIKNCTIKNSRRMAIALVDGRNVTIENNTFINTGQPSANTDGGEVGYAINIEPERFRDSNGELKERQRVFDVLIKNNTESGSRGGFLTLTIGQDITVEENNIGTRVVSSFTSGIRIRKNKFKALGEATDSWAMFIAGSGETVFDNEIFENTIEGYSSGIIVGTKDASIHNNTILNCGAGIQISKVENITINNNNIDVSKNGIQATNTYANNITLKENKVKTSGNYSVYFAQMNNKPEDQSKTVLFEKNTFYNDKSLIFSNAYGVTFINNIVNGGITLNNATNCEVLENEIIPIEKHGISLSNSLNNIKIANNQITKPTGTTSNYECIKNNSTTITNVTQNNNSCN; encoded by the coding sequence GTGAAAAAGATAATTGCAATCTTATGCGTTTCTACAATATTTTCTTGTAGCAAAGACAACGGTATTGTTCTTAATGATAATAAAGACGATCAACCGCAAATTACCACTCCATGTAAACCCGATTTTTTAAACATTCAGTCAAATTCAACAATAGAAGTTAATTGTCTGTTAGATTTACAAGGAGAAACCATAATATTACCTTCTAATGTAAACTTTGAGTATAAAGGAGGAAGTATTATTAATGGTGCGTTAAAGTTTTCTGGTGGAAATATTTCAGGAGAACTTTTAAATCATAAACTTACAGTTGAAGGTAATGTAAAACTAAAAAGCAACACATTCTTCTTTGAAAAAGAAAAATGGGATTTAACTGAAGGTCAAACAACTTCAGAAATTGCTTTACAGAACACAGCTAAACTTGAAAATTTATTTTTTTTAATAAAAAATCTAGGTGCTGATACTTTTAAAATTGATGAGTTAGATGCCTTCTTTGAAGTTACCAAAGTAACTAGTACAACTACTAATCAAAATTGGTATCCTTCATTAGAAGCAGTAAACCTTCCTTCAGACTTTAACTTAATAATGTCTGATAATACACATTTAAGAATTTTTCCTGCTGATCGTTATAACAGAAAATCGGGTGCAATTTTAGCTGTAAGAGATGCTGAAAACATTACTATTTCTGGGGGAAACTTTTATGGAGATAGAGATGAACGTGTATTTTCTCCTGATGATACGGGTATAGAAGGAAGCCATTTAATTCATATACATTCTGGGAGAAATATTGTTGTAGATGGAGGAAACTTTCAAGATGGTTCTTCAGGAACTTTTGCTATATATTCTTTTGGCTTTGCCTTTAATCCAGATTATAACCCAACTACAAATGTTACTATTAAAAATTGTACAATTAAAAATTCTAGAAGAATGGCAATTGCTTTAGTTGATGGTAGAAATGTAACTATAGAAAACAATACTTTTATTAATACTGGACAACCTTCTGCTAATACAGATGGAGGAGAGGTTGGTTATGCTATAAATATCGAACCAGAGCGTTTTAGAGACAGTAATGGAGAATTGAAAGAACGACAACGCGTATTTGATGTTTTAATAAAAAACAACACTGAAAGTGGAAGTAGAGGCGGTTTTTTAACATTAACCATTGGACAAGACATTACCGTAGAAGAAAACAATATTGGAACCAGAGTTGTAAGTTCTTTTACTTCTGGAATTCGTATTCGAAAAAATAAATTTAAGGCTTTAGGAGAAGCTACTGATAGTTGGGCAATGTTTATTGCTGGATCTGGTGAAACTGTTTTTGATAATGAAATTTTTGAAAATACTATTGAAGGTTATAGTTCAGGAATAATTGTAGGAACTAAAGATGCTTCTATCCATAATAATACGATACTAAATTGCGGAGCAGGAATACAAATTAGCAAAGTTGAAAATATTACTATCAACAACAATAATATCGATGTTTCTAAAAACGGAATTCAAGCTACAAATACGTATGCTAACAATATAACTTTGAAGGAAAACAAAGTGAAAACTTCAGGAAATTATAGTGTTTATTTTGCTCAAATGAATAATAAACCTGAAGACCAAAGTAAAACAGTACTTTTTGAGAAAAACACGTTTTATAATGATAAATCACTTATTTTCTCAAATGCTTATGGAGTTACGTTCATCAATAATATAGTAAATGGCGGAATTACATTAAATAATGCTACGAATTGTGAAGTTTTAGAAAATGAAATTATCCCAATAGAAAAACACGGAATTAGTTTAAGCAATTCACTTAACAATATTAAAATAGCAAACAATCAAATTACAAAGCCAACAGGAACAACAAGTAATTACGAGTGTATAAAAAACAACTCAACAACTATTACCAACGTCACACAAAACAATAACAGTTGTAATTAA
- a CDS encoding DUF1761 domain-containing protein: protein MKINFLICALAALVPLFTGFIWYGPLFKNAWMKEMRFTEENLKGGNMAAIFGISYVLSFIIALGLIPIVIHQMGIYSTLAGEPDFINQSGDAYNTYTSLMETYGTRFRTFKHGLLHGSILGFFIALPILAIQAIFERKTFVYIAINVGYWVVTLGLMGGIICQWF from the coding sequence ATGAAAATCAATTTTTTAATTTGTGCTTTAGCAGCACTTGTGCCTCTATTTACAGGTTTTATTTGGTACGGACCATTATTTAAAAATGCTTGGATGAAAGAAATGCGTTTTACTGAGGAAAACCTTAAAGGTGGTAACATGGCTGCTATTTTTGGAATTTCTTATGTATTAAGTTTTATTATAGCTTTAGGTTTAATTCCTATAGTAATTCATCAAATGGGAATTTATTCAACTTTAGCTGGAGAACCAGATTTTATTAATCAAAGTGGTGATGCTTATAACACATATACTTCGTTAATGGAAACTTACGGAACTAGATTTCGAACTTTTAAACACGGATTATTACATGGAAGTATTTTAGGTTTTTTTATAGCCTTACCGATTTTAGCAATTCAAGCTATTTTTGAGCGAAAAACATTTGTATATATAGCAATTAATGTAGGATATTGGGTTGTTACACTAGGTTTAATGGGAGGTATTATTTGCCAATGGTTTTAA
- a CDS encoding DUF5687 family protein — protein sequence MKQFFRSMFWQKGVVVNIIMALFALWIILSFLGIGLGGFYLIKDIFPDKDPFEFVNGFLLFYVIGDLIFRYLMQKLPVLNIKPLLILDIKKSKLINYTLIKSGLSFFNFFSLFFFIPFSFVLIKEGYPTNNVLSWLTGITTLVFAANYLNFITNKSNIAFGVLVAFLGSIIALQQFGIYDFTGVSVAIFNSLYTNWLFVLVPLFLLITFYVINYKKLKGQLYLDDAIQTKTKEANTSDLSFVDRFGDLAPFMKNEMRLIWRNKRTKTVFLMSFIFLFYGLIFFTQEAYADNPAMLIFAALFVTGGFAINYGQFIPAWDSEYYRMIMTQNISYRKFLESKWLIMSSVTFVLYVLSIPYLYLGLDKFLMISAGAIFNVGFNSLFLLWSGSFNRKRIDLDASGFGNTQGTSATQFLIIIPLTGFPMVLYLAFSSFLGFNAGIIAIASFGLLGILLKNSIMNFIEKKYIKDKYATIHGFNQKK from the coding sequence ATGAAACAATTTTTCCGTTCTATGTTTTGGCAAAAAGGAGTTGTTGTGAATATTATTATGGCACTTTTTGCTTTATGGATTATACTTTCTTTTTTGGGTATTGGATTGGGAGGATTTTATTTAATCAAAGACATTTTTCCAGATAAAGACCCATTTGAATTTGTTAACGGTTTTTTATTGTTTTATGTTATTGGAGATTTAATCTTTAGATATTTAATGCAGAAATTACCTGTATTGAATATCAAACCCTTGTTGATACTTGACATCAAAAAAAGTAAATTAATTAACTACACACTTATAAAATCTGGACTATCATTTTTCAACTTCTTTAGTTTATTTTTCTTTATTCCATTTTCTTTTGTTCTTATAAAGGAAGGCTATCCCACAAATAATGTATTAAGCTGGTTAACTGGAATTACAACCCTTGTTTTCGCAGCAAATTACTTGAATTTTATCACCAACAAAAGTAATATTGCTTTTGGTGTTTTAGTAGCATTCTTAGGAAGTATTATCGCTTTACAACAATTTGGAATTTATGATTTTACTGGGGTAAGCGTTGCAATTTTCAATAGTTTATACACTAATTGGCTTTTTGTTTTAGTGCCATTATTTTTATTGATTACTTTTTATGTGATCAATTATAAAAAGTTGAAAGGTCAATTGTATTTAGATGACGCTATTCAAACTAAAACTAAAGAAGCTAATACAAGTGATTTATCATTTGTAGATAGGTTTGGAGATTTAGCACCTTTCATGAAAAACGAAATGCGATTGATTTGGAGAAATAAAAGAACGAAAACAGTATTCTTAATGTCTTTTATTTTCTTGTTTTACGGATTAATCTTTTTTACTCAAGAAGCTTATGCAGATAATCCAGCCATGTTAATTTTTGCAGCACTATTCGTTACTGGAGGTTTTGCTATTAATTACGGACAATTTATTCCGGCTTGGGACAGTGAATATTACAGAATGATTATGACCCAAAACATCAGTTACCGAAAATTTTTAGAAAGTAAGTGGTTAATAATGTCTTCTGTAACTTTTGTTTTGTATGTATTAAGTATTCCATATTTGTATTTAGGTTTAGATAAGTTCTTAATGATTTCCGCAGGAGCAATTTTTAATGTTGGTTTTAATTCTCTGTTTTTATTATGGTCGGGTTCTTTTAACAGAAAGCGAATAGATTTAGATGCCAGCGGCTTTGGAAATACTCAAGGAACAAGTGCAACTCAGTTTTTAATTATTATCCCTTTAACAGGTTTTCCCATGGTTTTATATTTGGCTTTTAGTAGTTTCTTAGGTTTTAATGCAGGTATAATTGCCATCGCTAGTTTCGGTTTATTAGGAATTCTTTTGAAAAATAGCATCATGAATTTCATCGAAAAAAAATACATTAAAGACAAATACGCAACAATTCACGGTTTCAACCAAAAAAAATAA
- a CDS encoding ABC transporter ATP-binding protein, with amino-acid sequence MIQVKNISKKYGSIEVLNVQSLDIPTGESFGLVGNNGAGKTTLFNLLLDLIRPTTGSITSSNVVVNKSEDWKTFTGSFIDESFLIGYLTPNEYFEFIGELRGMNKADVYSFLQQFEEFFNGEILGKKKFLRDLSKGNQKKAGIVAALMGNPKVVILDEPFANLDPTTQIRLKNIIKKLKEDKETTVLISSHDLSHVTEVCDRIVVLEKGNLVKDITTTALSLKELESYFSSSLEN; translated from the coding sequence ATGATACAAGTAAAAAATATTTCAAAAAAATACGGATCAATAGAAGTTTTAAATGTACAATCTTTAGATATTCCAACTGGTGAATCTTTTGGTTTGGTAGGAAATAATGGAGCAGGAAAAACAACTTTATTTAACTTGCTGTTAGATCTAATTCGACCAACAACAGGATCAATTACAAGTAGTAATGTTGTAGTTAATAAAAGTGAAGACTGGAAAACATTTACAGGTTCTTTTATTGATGAAAGCTTTTTAATTGGATATTTAACACCAAACGAATATTTTGAATTTATTGGCGAACTGCGTGGAATGAACAAAGCAGATGTTTACAGTTTTTTGCAACAATTTGAAGAGTTTTTTAATGGAGAAATTTTAGGAAAAAAGAAGTTTTTAAGAGATTTAAGCAAGGGAAATCAGAAAAAAGCAGGAATTGTAGCTGCTTTAATGGGGAATCCGAAAGTTGTCATTTTAGATGAACCTTTTGCAAATTTAGATCCGACAACACAAATTAGATTAAAAAACATCATAAAAAAACTAAAAGAAGATAAAGAAACTACAGTGTTAATTTCTAGTCACGATTTAAGTCATGTAACAGAAGTTTGTGACAGAATTGTCGTCTTAGAAAAAGGAAATTTAGTGAAAGATATCACCACAACAGCACTAAGTTTAAAAGAATTAGAAAGCTATTTTTCTTCTTCCCTAGAAAATTAG
- the porW gene encoding type IX secretion system periplasmic lipoprotein PorW/SprE, translating into MKKLYKVLTLIICAIVIYSCSTKKDTVINRNFHVLNTKYNVLFNGEQAFEKGIKNIEDNYTDNFWKRLPLEPIKFDERNIGELRLGTPGNGFDNKEDQKNKPATPFDRAEEKAVKAIQKHSMNIGGYEKNRQIDDAYLLLGKSRYYTQRFIPAIEAFNYIIANYPKADLIYDTKVWRAKANVRLENEKLAIETLKLLVDLDKNEEDLSGVQLQSAHTALAMAYEKTDTIQKVIDNLKKSVGLANNEQSYRNKFVLGQIYSELNRKDSSRTIFKLLAGNKKTPRKYRIHAYIELVKNLEKDSSNLGLIGKFKKLIRNSDNRKYHNELYYHLGVLEEKRDSIETATDYYIKSLEAKKNNNYQKTYAYERLGNIYFDKQEYLLAGSFYDSVLQATSEEFENEKRIRRIKRKQKGLNKLRSFEEVVKTNDSILKLTKMSSEEQTAFFEQYIEKLKEDEEKKRQRLANSQNFGNQLASGSSFGGNKGKWYFYNSQSKGFGKVSFTKVWGDRPLEDNWRWSDKTAPSEESEENEETKKQDNSRYEVATYVKTIPTNKEEIKALAKDRNEALYQLGLIYKEQFKNPDLAIEKFEYLLTVNEKPELKLPINYHLYQLYERISEKEKSEEKKNLILTKYADSKFAQIIREPNTKLSTDDEVSEIDKKYKNIYSMYKFNMNEEAVNQIDNLGSEIENSELIAKFALLRALCIGRYKSKEEYKKALEFVAFKYANQIEGQKANEIIQLLK; encoded by the coding sequence ATGAAAAAATTATACAAAGTACTTACGTTAATTATCTGTGCAATTGTAATCTATTCTTGTAGCACCAAGAAAGATACAGTTATTAATAGAAATTTCCATGTATTAAATACAAAGTATAACGTGCTGTTCAATGGAGAGCAGGCATTTGAGAAAGGAATTAAAAATATTGAAGATAATTACACTGATAATTTTTGGAAGCGCTTGCCTTTAGAGCCTATAAAATTTGATGAAAGAAACATTGGTGAATTAAGATTAGGAACACCTGGTAATGGTTTTGATAATAAAGAAGACCAAAAGAACAAACCTGCAACTCCTTTCGATAGAGCAGAAGAGAAAGCCGTAAAAGCGATACAAAAACACTCAATGAATATTGGGGGTTATGAAAAAAACCGACAAATAGATGATGCTTATTTGTTATTAGGAAAATCTAGATACTACACACAACGTTTTATTCCAGCCATTGAGGCTTTTAATTACATTATTGCAAATTACCCAAAAGCAGATTTAATTTACGATACTAAGGTTTGGCGAGCTAAGGCAAATGTTAGATTAGAGAATGAAAAATTAGCTATAGAAACACTAAAGTTATTAGTTGATTTAGATAAAAATGAAGAAGATTTATCTGGAGTTCAACTTCAATCTGCTCACACAGCTTTAGCTATGGCTTATGAAAAGACAGATACTATTCAGAAAGTTATAGATAATTTAAAAAAATCTGTAGGTTTAGCAAACAATGAACAATCGTACAGAAATAAATTTGTTTTAGGTCAGATATACAGTGAGCTTAATCGTAAAGACTCTTCAAGAACAATTTTTAAATTATTAGCAGGAAATAAAAAAACGCCTAGAAAGTATAGAATTCATGCTTATATTGAACTGGTAAAAAACTTAGAAAAAGATTCATCTAATTTAGGTTTAATAGGGAAATTTAAAAAACTGATTAGAAATTCTGACAATAGAAAATATCATAATGAATTGTATTATCATCTTGGTGTTTTAGAAGAGAAAAGAGATAGTATCGAAACAGCAACAGATTACTATATAAAATCTTTAGAAGCAAAAAAGAATAATAATTATCAAAAGACATATGCTTACGAGCGTCTGGGAAATATTTATTTCGATAAACAAGAATATTTACTGGCTGGTTCTTTTTATGATAGTGTTTTACAGGCTACTTCAGAAGAGTTTGAAAATGAAAAAAGAATTCGAAGAATAAAGCGAAAGCAAAAAGGATTAAATAAATTAAGGTCTTTTGAAGAGGTAGTAAAAACTAACGATAGTATTCTGAAATTGACGAAGATGAGTTCAGAGGAACAAACCGCTTTTTTTGAACAGTATATTGAAAAGTTAAAAGAAGACGAAGAGAAAAAACGTCAACGTTTAGCAAACTCACAGAATTTTGGAAATCAACTAGCTAGTGGAAGTTCCTTCGGAGGAAACAAAGGGAAATGGTATTTTTATAATTCACAATCTAAAGGATTTGGTAAGGTATCTTTTACAAAAGTTTGGGGAGATAGACCTTTAGAAGATAATTGGCGATGGTCTGATAAAACTGCTCCTTCAGAAGAATCAGAAGAAAATGAAGAAACAAAAAAGCAAGACAATAGTAGGTACGAAGTAGCTACTTATGTAAAAACTATACCTACAAATAAAGAAGAAATTAAAGCTTTAGCTAAAGATAGAAACGAAGCCCTATATCAATTAGGATTGATTTACAAGGAGCAATTTAAAAACCCAGATTTGGCTATAGAAAAGTTTGAATATTTGCTTACTGTAAATGAAAAACCAGAACTAAAACTTCCTATTAATTATCATTTATACCAATTGTATGAAAGGATTTCAGAGAAAGAAAAGTCTGAAGAAAAGAAAAATCTGATACTAACAAAATATGCAGATTCAAAGTTTGCCCAGATTATCAGAGAGCCAAATACTAAGTTGAGTACAGACGATGAAGTAAGTGAAATAGATAAAAAATATAAGAATATTTACAGCATGTATAAGTTTAATATGAATGAAGAAGCTGTAAATCAAATAGATAATTTAGGTTCGGAAATTGAGAATTCAGAATTAATTGCTAAATTTGCTTTACTTCGTGCTTTATGTATAGGTAGATACAAAAGTAAAGAAGAATACAAAAAAGCGCTTGAATTCGTCGCATTTAAGTATGCGAATCAAATTGAAGGTCAGAAAGCCAATGAAATAATACAACTTTTAAAATAA
- a CDS encoding bactofilin family protein has translation MFSNKNKKDNTVERKSTSRNVIGRGTKITGDFVSEGDFRIDGTLEGTLKTNGRVIIGQEGFINGTVECNNADVEGRFSGEFNVSNTLTAKSTANITGNVNVGQISTEPGAAFNATCNMKGAIKELGGKETNAQKDKQKSA, from the coding sequence ATGTTCAGTAATAAAAACAAAAAAGACAATACCGTTGAAAGAAAATCTACAAGTAGAAATGTAATCGGAAGAGGAACTAAAATTACAGGAGATTTTGTCTCTGAAGGAGATTTTAGAATCGATGGAACTTTAGAAGGTACATTAAAAACTAACGGTAGAGTAATTATAGGTCAAGAAGGTTTTATTAACGGTACTGTAGAGTGTAACAATGCAGACGTTGAAGGAAGATTTTCTGGAGAGTTTAACGTGTCAAACACCTTAACAGCCAAGTCTACTGCAAATATTACTGGTAATGTAAACGTAGGGCAAATTTCTACTGAACCTGGAGCTGCATTCAATGCGACATGCAATATGAAAGGAGCAATTAAAGAACTAGGAGGTAAAGAAACTAATGCCCAAAAAGACAAACAAAAGTCAGCTTAA
- a CDS encoding AtpZ/AtpI family protein, which translates to MPKKTNKSQLKQYARFSGIAIQMGITIYLGSLLGKWLDGKYPNSSDLYTKICTLAAVFIAMYSVIKQVINLSKNND; encoded by the coding sequence ATGCCCAAAAAGACAAACAAAAGTCAGCTTAAACAATACGCACGTTTTAGTGGAATAGCCATTCAAATGGGAATTACTATTTACCTTGGAAGTTTATTAGGTAAATGGCTAGATGGCAAGTACCCTAATTCAAGCGATTTATATACTAAAATTTGCACTTTAGCTGCTGTTTTCATAGCTATGTATTCAGTAATAAAACAGGTTATTAATCTTTCTAAGAACAATGATTAA
- a CDS encoding GNAT family N-acetyltransferase — protein MKTREAHRDDYTISTDKSKLNILSIHQFLANETDWANGIPFDTLKISIENSLNFGLYHKDKQIGYARIISDFSTIAYLGDVYILDEYRGKGLSKWLINEIMEHPNLQGLRRWILLTNTAEWLYKKFGFTEVPHPEFYMEKHNPNVYKKIASV, from the coding sequence ATGAAAACTAGAGAAGCACATAGAGATGATTACACCATTTCAACTGACAAAAGTAAATTGAATATTTTAAGCATTCACCAATTTCTTGCAAACGAAACTGATTGGGCTAATGGAATTCCTTTCGATACTTTAAAAATATCAATTGAAAACTCTTTGAATTTTGGACTCTATCATAAAGACAAGCAAATTGGATACGCAAGAATAATATCCGATTTTTCAACTATAGCTTATTTAGGAGATGTTTATATTCTAGATGAATATAGAGGAAAAGGATTAAGTAAATGGTTAATAAATGAAATAATGGAGCATCCTAATTTACAAGGATTAAGACGTTGGATTTTATTGACAAACACAGCCGAATGGCTTTATAAAAAGTTTGGGTTTACTGAAGTACCTCATCCTGAATTTTACATGGAAAAACATAACCCTAATGTTTACAAGAAAATAGCATCTGTTTAA
- a CDS encoding DUF6168 family protein, translating to MIKRILLFTAVLVFLFILSYFTNTYLVKEMTISFSLLNVYVFHVLAALVVYAIVEFIADILPNQAGYAYLASIFIKIGLFVLIFNASVFSKENLSRPERVSLVVPLFLFLITEAVAISKLLNNKQFN from the coding sequence ATGATTAAGCGTATTCTTTTATTTACAGCAGTGCTAGTATTTCTTTTTATATTAAGTTATTTCACAAATACTTATTTAGTAAAAGAAATGACGATTTCTTTTTCATTGTTAAATGTGTATGTGTTTCATGTCCTAGCAGCACTTGTAGTATATGCAATTGTTGAGTTTATTGCAGATATACTTCCCAATCAAGCAGGCTATGCCTATTTAGCTTCTATATTTATTAAAATAGGTTTATTTGTGTTGATTTTTAACGCATCTGTCTTTAGTAAAGAAAATCTATCAAGACCAGAACGAGTATCTTTAGTTGTACCACTATTTCTGTTTTTAATTACAGAAGCCGTTGCAATTTCTAAACTCTTAAATAATAAGCAATTCAATTAA